Proteins encoded in a region of the Myxococcales bacterium genome:
- a CDS encoding glycosyltransferase family 39 protein: MSETPLPEEAEEPAPAPAPSRVAARARAAGDLEPRDHAFGLGLGALYVVWLLRTARNLGFARDEGFYFSAASRYATWFRALSEHPAEAMKRPFIDSVWATNHEHPSLMKSLFALSWMVLHEKWKVFADASTAFRFPGMVMMGLAVYVTYLFGTQLSSRRAGLMGAALLGLMPNVFYHAHLACFDVPIMAMWIACIYVYWRSQRDGGLAWAIAAGVMYGLTLETKHNAWMLPGVFLPHALLFQKETLGRELKAGRLPVPAALVAMAVLGPIVFIGLWPWMWNEPVLRWQEYFAFHMNHEYYNMEFFGKNYFGPPSPKGYMPFMILATVPTVSLLLTFVGASSWGRVEVARVVAWARGLLGSLTKSTSAIAPAGPVAPAAPVERSLGQREESTALLFLSVVVPLAVFLLPRTPIFGGTKHWITAYPFLMIFAGHGFDRVLLRAEAALKDKLVGPHRGALTAALTAGLGASVLVGPLVVTQHSHPFGLSSYVPIVGGAPGAADLGLNRQFWGFTTQSLDPWLRVHAPANASVFIHDTAWDSWLRMLDERRLRTDLRGVGSPSEADFAIVHHELHMAEVDYNIWSDYGHVAPAYVLTHDGVPVVSLHRRVPAPPPPR, encoded by the coding sequence GTGAGCGAAACGCCCCTCCCCGAAGAGGCCGAAGAGCCGGCGCCCGCGCCCGCGCCGTCCCGCGTTGCCGCCCGCGCCCGCGCCGCGGGGGACCTCGAGCCGCGCGACCACGCTTTCGGTCTCGGGCTCGGCGCGCTCTACGTCGTGTGGCTCCTCCGCACCGCCCGGAACCTCGGCTTCGCCCGCGACGAGGGCTTCTACTTCAGCGCCGCGAGCCGCTACGCCACCTGGTTCCGCGCCTTGAGCGAGCACCCGGCCGAGGCCATGAAGCGCCCCTTCATCGACTCGGTGTGGGCCACGAACCACGAGCACCCCTCCCTCATGAAGAGCCTCTTCGCCCTCTCGTGGATGGTCCTCCACGAGAAGTGGAAGGTCTTCGCCGACGCGAGCACCGCGTTCCGGTTCCCCGGAATGGTGATGATGGGGCTCGCCGTCTACGTCACGTATCTGTTCGGGACGCAGCTCTCCTCGCGGCGGGCGGGCCTCATGGGGGCCGCCCTCCTCGGGCTCATGCCGAACGTGTTCTACCACGCGCACCTCGCCTGCTTCGACGTGCCCATCATGGCGATGTGGATCGCGTGCATCTACGTGTACTGGCGGTCGCAGCGTGACGGGGGCCTCGCGTGGGCGATCGCCGCCGGCGTGATGTACGGCCTCACCCTGGAGACCAAGCACAACGCGTGGATGCTGCCCGGCGTGTTCTTGCCGCACGCGCTGCTCTTCCAGAAGGAGACCCTCGGGCGCGAGCTCAAGGCCGGCCGACTGCCCGTGCCCGCCGCCCTCGTGGCGATGGCCGTGCTCGGACCTATCGTGTTCATTGGGCTGTGGCCGTGGATGTGGAACGAGCCTGTCTTGCGCTGGCAAGAGTACTTCGCGTTTCACATGAACCACGAGTATTACAACATGGAGTTCTTCGGGAAGAACTACTTCGGCCCGCCTTCTCCAAAGGGGTATATGCCCTTCATGATCCTGGCGACCGTCCCGACGGTCAGCCTGCTGCTCACCTTCGTGGGCGCGAGCAGCTGGGGCCGAGTGGAGGTGGCGCGCGTGGTGGCGTGGGCGCGTGGCTTGCTCGGGAGCCTCACCAAGTCCACCTCCGCGATCGCCCCCGCTGGCCCCGTCGCCCCCGCCGCGCCCGTGGAGCGCAGCCTAGGTCAGCGCGAAGAGAGCACCGCGCTCCTCTTCCTCTCGGTGGTCGTGCCGCTCGCGGTGTTCCTGCTCCCGCGGACTCCCATCTTCGGCGGCACGAAGCACTGGATCACGGCCTATCCTTTCCTCATGATCTTCGCCGGGCACGGCTTCGACCGCGTGCTGCTCCGGGCCGAGGCGGCGCTGAAGGACAAGCTCGTGGGGCCCCATCGCGGGGCGCTCACGGCCGCGCTCACGGCCGGGCTCGGCGCGAGCGTGCTCGTGGGCCCGCTGGTCGTCACCCAGCACTCGCACCCGTTCGGCCTGTCTTCGTATGTCCCGATCGTGGGCGGGGCGCCCGGCGCGGCCGACCTGGGGCTCAATCGGCAGTTCTGGGGGTTCACCACGCAGAGCCTCGATCCGTGGCTGCGTGTCCACGCGCCGGCCAACGCCTCGGTGTTCATCCACGACACCGCCTGGGACTCCTGGCTTCGCATGCTCGACGAGCGGCGCCTCCGCACTGACCTGCGCGGTGTCGGATCGCCGAGCGAGGCCGACTTCGCGATCGTGCACCACGAGCTGCACATGGCGGAGGTCGACTACAACATTTGGAGCGACTACGGCCACGTCGCGCCGGCGTACGTGCTCACCCACGACGGGGTGCCCGTCGTCAGCTTGCACAGGCGCGTGCCCGCACCGCCACCTCCGCGCTGA
- a CDS encoding universal stress protein: MTAFKHILVPTDFGETSARAVDIAIELARKFDAELTIFHASWLPPASYSAYAEGLYWPTDEMAREARKELDTTVARVKTLYAKTDGVIGQGEPWQQVLTVANERGADLIVMATHGRTGLSRVFLGSVAEKVVRLSPIPVLTVSGSDAAKERARAHGSDGST; the protein is encoded by the coding sequence ATGACCGCGTTCAAGCACATCTTGGTCCCCACCGATTTCGGCGAGACCTCCGCCCGGGCGGTCGACATCGCGATCGAGCTCGCGCGCAAGTTCGACGCCGAGCTCACGATCTTCCACGCGAGTTGGCTCCCGCCGGCGTCGTATTCGGCCTACGCCGAGGGCCTCTACTGGCCCACCGACGAGATGGCGCGCGAGGCGAGGAAGGAGCTCGACACCACCGTCGCGAGGGTGAAGACCCTGTACGCCAAGACCGACGGCGTCATCGGCCAAGGCGAGCCGTGGCAGCAAGTGCTCACCGTGGCGAACGAGCGCGGCGCCGACCTCATCGTGATGGCCACCCACGGGCGCACTGGCCTCTCGCGGGTGTTCCTGGGCAGCGTGGCCGAGAAGGTCGTGCGGCTGTCGCCCATCCCCGTGCTCACCGTCTCGGGCTCGGACGCCGCGAAGGAGCGCGCGCGGGCGCACGGGTCCGACGGGAGCACCTAA
- a CDS encoding flap endonuclease yields MAHATYATRVHAVDGTYELYRAHYSKRPRKVATVDGRDLDVTASVGLAASLLALLAEPSERVTHLVYAFDHTIRSFRNDLYAGYKDDSGVPAELAAQFGLVERLVASLGVRVLPMIEVEADDALATVAASFPDCAVDILSPDKDLAQCLEGERVRTVDRARERSTTYADYLDTRGFSPALVPDFLALVGDPQDGIPGLAGFGEKTVALLLAAFGPIEQIPDDAGTWPAAIRGKERLANTLASRREEAALYKRLATLVRDVPLGLSLGDLEVPSAPAPGFEAAALALGARDLAARADKVFGERKTRALRTVT; encoded by the coding sequence ATGGCCCACGCGACCTACGCGACCCGTGTGCACGCCGTGGACGGCACCTACGAGCTCTATCGCGCGCACTACTCGAAGCGCCCGCGCAAGGTGGCGACGGTCGACGGGCGGGACCTCGACGTCACCGCCTCGGTGGGGCTCGCCGCTTCGCTGCTGGCGCTCTTGGCCGAGCCGAGCGAGCGCGTCACCCACCTCGTCTACGCGTTCGACCACACCATCCGCAGCTTCCGGAACGATCTCTACGCCGGCTACAAAGACGACTCGGGGGTCCCGGCCGAGCTCGCCGCGCAGTTCGGGCTGGTCGAGCGGCTCGTCGCGTCGCTCGGGGTGCGAGTGCTCCCCATGATCGAGGTCGAGGCAGACGACGCCCTCGCGACGGTAGCGGCGTCCTTCCCCGACTGCGCCGTCGACATCCTGTCGCCTGACAAGGACCTCGCGCAGTGCCTCGAGGGCGAGCGCGTTCGCACCGTCGATCGCGCGCGAGAGCGCAGCACCACGTACGCCGACTACCTCGATACCCGAGGCTTCTCTCCTGCGTTGGTGCCCGACTTTCTCGCGCTCGTCGGCGATCCTCAAGATGGCATTCCGGGGCTCGCGGGCTTCGGCGAGAAGACCGTCGCGCTCCTCCTCGCGGCTTTCGGTCCGATCGAGCAGATCCCAGACGACGCGGGGACCTGGCCGGCGGCGATCCGCGGGAAGGAGCGGCTCGCCAACACGCTCGCCTCGCGCCGAGAAGAAGCTGCACTCTACAAGCGCCTCGCGACGCTCGTGCGCGACGTGCCCCTCGGCCTCTCGCTCGGCGATCTCGAGGTCCCCTCGGCCCCCGCGCCCGGCTTCGAGGCGGCCGCGCTCGCCCTCGGGGCGCGCGATCTGGCGGCGCGCGCCGACAAGGTCTTCGGCGAGCGCAAAACGCGCGCCCTCCGCACGGTGACCTGA
- a CDS encoding dienelactone hydrolase family protein has translation MTRLSAYDSFDLAHDGITHTVYLRRNTGPAVVVMHEIPGMTPELIRFADRVWEAGFSVYAPTLFGTPEKPMTAPYTAGQILRACVSRELSVLARHASSPVTDWLRALCRRAHDECGGPGVGAIGMCMTGNFALALMVEPCVMAPVLSQPSLPFGISPSHRAALHLSPEALTTVKRRVGEGCPVLAMRFTHDPLVPKERFETLRRELGDGLEAIEIDSGPNNPFGIRRLAHSVVTLDLVDRDGHPTKEALDRVIGFFRERLAEPAA, from the coding sequence ATGACCCGCCTCTCCGCCTACGACAGCTTCGATCTCGCGCACGACGGCATCACACACACCGTCTACCTCCGCCGCAACACCGGGCCGGCCGTGGTGGTCATGCACGAGATCCCCGGCATGACGCCGGAGCTCATCCGCTTCGCGGATCGCGTGTGGGAGGCCGGCTTCTCCGTGTACGCGCCGACGCTGTTTGGCACGCCCGAGAAGCCCATGACCGCGCCCTACACGGCGGGACAGATCCTGCGCGCCTGCGTGAGCCGCGAGCTCTCGGTCCTCGCGCGTCACGCCTCGAGCCCCGTGACCGACTGGCTCCGCGCGCTCTGCCGCCGCGCCCACGACGAGTGTGGCGGGCCGGGCGTGGGCGCCATCGGCATGTGCATGACGGGCAACTTCGCCCTCGCGCTCATGGTGGAGCCGTGCGTGATGGCGCCCGTCCTGAGCCAGCCGTCGCTCCCCTTCGGCATCTCGCCCAGCCACCGCGCAGCGCTGCACCTGTCGCCGGAGGCGCTGACCACGGTGAAGCGGCGGGTCGGCGAGGGGTGTCCGGTGCTCGCGATGCGCTTCACGCACGACCCGCTCGTGCCGAAGGAGCGCTTCGAGACCCTCCGCCGCGAGCTGGGCGACGGGCTCGAGGCCATCGAGATCGACTCCGGCCCCAACAACCCGTTTGGCATTCGCCGCCTCGCGCACTCGGTCGTCACGCTCGACCTCGTGGACCGGGACGGGCACCCCACCAAGGAGGCCCTCGACCGCGTCATTGGCTTCTTCCGGGAGCGGCTCGCCGAGCCCGCGGCCTGA